CCATCGGCGGAGGCGGAAACAAGGATGATTAAGCTCAAACTCTCTGGATCCAAGTCCAACATTTAAATAACGATAAGACTTATAAGCATGGCGGTGGGGCAGCGAAAGCAGGCACATTTAAAAAGATTATAACGATTTCAAATCGATAAACAGCACACACATCTTAATGTTAGTCCTCATTCACACAACTCTACCATTTGATAGTGATAATGGGGTTTATTGATAATGGTTCCCCCTTTATGTTCGTTTCGCCTGaagttttgtatttaattcgTATGTGttaagttttgtttgccacaGTAACACACCCAAAAGCGTCGTGGCTATTAAAAGAACAACCAAAAAGTACCCTCCAGTTGTGATCGATTCGATGATTCATCTGCAGCCGCTTAGTCCACATCATGGCTGATAGTACACGGCAATGACGTCAGACGCAACCTGCTTGTTTACTTGGAGGTCAATCGGCGCTTAGAAATCGCTGGCATTGCATTACTCGTGTGTTTCATATGTTTCGCTGATAATTACCCAGAAATACCAGCTAATTCGTATTAACATGATGATAACAAGCGTTTATAGTTTAATTATTGAGTAATCAAATGTAGTCTTTGTTTGATGTGGTAATCCACATAGACAACTTTGGCAATCTCTAGACTTCAACCTTAACTAAAACATAGATCTTACAATCTTATTTCACTAGTATGCCTACTCCCACCAGAAGCTTACAGAAAAGCTAGGAGCTTCAGATCTCACGTAGTGCCACCATTTGGGGGGCATGTACAAGCAATCACCGGGTTGAAGGAGCAGCTGGTAGAACTTCACCTTTGCCACCAAGGGATAAGTTTCCGGATCCAGGTTAGCAGCATCTATGCGGGCTGTGTTGGCTAGGAACTCACTTTCGTGGGGATACAGGTTGGCTGTGTCTTCGGGCGCAGCTAGGATGATCCGCTTGGAACCGAATACCTGGCACAGTAAGTTGTGCTTGGGATCGTAGTGCATGGGCGAAACGGTTCCAGCTGGTCCAAGCCAGGCTTTGATGTCCACAGCTTCTGGGGCGTCGCCGTCGCTAATGGTACAGTAATCGGGAATGGATATATCCTCTTTGAGGGCGGATATCTGGGAGAAGAGCTCGTGCTGGGCGAGATACTCAATATTTTGGTCAGCCTGGCTATTATCCTTTCCGAACTGCCTGCTTAGAAAGTCGCGGATCTTCACCAGCTGCTGGGACCACTCATCGCTGGCATAGTTGGAACCTATTTCAATGGGCACCGTGCGGTTCCCGGCCACTTGGAGAAGGTAATTGAGATCCAGCCACTTGTGAAGTGCAGGCCAATGCTGGATGGTGTTTAGGAGGAGTGTGGGTTGTCCTGCCTTGAAGCACTTTGTCTGGAACTCTTCCAGACTGGGAGCATCCAGTTGGGGTATATCACAGGTAGAGGATACTCGTTTCAATGGCTCTAGAGTTGGAAGTTTTTCGGCACACGGTGCTGCGGCTCCACCCTTGTCCAGATAATCCATTAGGGCGGCTTTCAGTTCACTCCAGTCCTCCATGCAGCCCAAAAGTTGCGCCTCATCCAGGATCTCGCTGCATGCATCCTTCTGTGCAGGACTAGTGCTCTCCAGCAGAAggaaaaaaatctaaaaaatgttttaatagtTTAGGTGATTTGGTTTACATCTAAATCCCACCTTGAAGCAGCAGGCTATGGCATATATCTTCCTTGTGGCCAAGGGCACCTGGCTGAAGTGCCCTGTGTGAATGCGTTCCCAGTTCCTGTCCACCAGTGCACCAACT
This genomic interval from Drosophila teissieri strain GT53w chromosome 3L, Prin_Dtei_1.1, whole genome shotgun sequence contains the following:
- the LOC122616147 gene encoding bifunctional peptidase and arginyl-hydroxylase JMJD5; this translates as METGFLELTKLLPRWVDLENVVQNDVEARYILKRSADHLANFHSKGDSGEEETGYLVGALVDRNWERIHTGHFSQVPLATRKIYAIACCFKIFFLLLESTSPAQKDACSEILDEAQLLGCMEDWSELKAALMDYLDKGGAAAPCAEKLPTLEPLKRVSSTCDIPQLDAPSLEEFQTKCFKAGQPTLLLNTIQHWPALHKWLDLNYLLQVAGNRTVPIEIGSNYASDEWSQQLVKIRDFLSRQFGKDNSQADQNIEYLAQHELFSQISALKEDISIPDYCTISDGDAPEAVDIKAWLGPAGTVSPMHYDPKHNLLCQVFGSKRIILAAPEDTANLYPHESEFLANTARIDAANLDPETYPLVAKVKFYQLLLQPGDCLYMPPKWWHYVRSEAPSFSVSFWWE